The following are from one region of the Mycetohabitans rhizoxinica HKI 454 genome:
- a CDS encoding BolA family protein, with the protein MTDAFLTTSAEQRIALIRERLGAALSPLALEVRDDSAQHAGHAGAAAGGHYTVTIVAAAFDSRTRVARHRLVYDALSDAMQRGIHALSIHAYTPEEFHSSPR; encoded by the coding sequence ATGACCGATGCATTCCTGACCACCTCGGCCGAGCAGCGCATCGCGCTGATCCGCGAGCGCCTGGGCGCCGCCCTGTCGCCGCTTGCGCTGGAGGTCCGCGACGACAGCGCACAGCATGCCGGACATGCCGGTGCGGCCGCCGGCGGCCACTATACGGTGACCATCGTTGCGGCCGCATTCGACAGCCGTACCCGGGTGGCCCGGCACCGGCTGGTGTATGATGCGCTCTCTGATGCGATGCAGCGCGGCATCCATGCGCTGTCGATCCATGCATACACGCCAGAAGAATTCCATTCGTCTCCCCGTTAG
- a CDS encoding PaaI family thioesterase, with protein sequence MKLDIQPDAVPVANDTPPAAVQALSSPFADHLGVRLVHAAHGRSEMVLPLTALHLNTWDVAHGGVIMTLLDAGLALAARSLSSGAGVVTVEMKTNFMQPGRGELRARARVLHRSATMAYCEGEVHDSDGRFVAKALGTFKYLSALAVGREITHQRVVPQPAVPDADPAPAHD encoded by the coding sequence ATGAAGCTTGATATACAGCCTGATGCCGTGCCCGTAGCGAACGACACACCGCCGGCCGCGGTGCAAGCGCTGAGCAGTCCATTCGCAGACCATCTGGGCGTGCGGCTCGTCCATGCGGCGCACGGGCGCAGCGAGATGGTACTGCCGCTCACAGCGTTGCATTTGAATACATGGGACGTCGCGCACGGCGGCGTGATAATGACGCTGCTCGACGCGGGCCTAGCACTGGCCGCGCGCTCGTTGAGCAGCGGCGCGGGCGTGGTCACCGTCGAGATGAAGACCAACTTCATGCAACCTGGACGTGGCGAACTTCGGGCCCGGGCGCGGGTGCTGCACCGCTCCGCGACGATGGCTTATTGTGAGGGTGAGGTGCACGATAGCGACGGACGCTTCGTTGCCAAGGCGCTGGGCACGTTCAAGTACCTGAGCGCATTGGCCGTGGGTCGTGAGATCACCCACCAGCGGGTGGTGCCGCAACCGGCTGTGCCGGACGCCGACCCGGCGCCGGCGCACGACTGA
- a CDS encoding peptidylprolyl isomerase — MILRKARLWAALAGCVAAPAFAQNIAVVNGTPIPKARADALVKELTRQGQQDSPQLQVMVREELVNRELLMEEALRRGIANRPDVKAQIALADQSVVIRALIDDFLKNNKPSDDEIKARYEQLIKQAGGGNELHLHHILVPDEQQAKELIAKIKAGASFEDLAKQHSKDPGSAKNGGDLDWANPQSYVPEFADAAGKLKKGEVTSTPVHTQFGWHIIRLDDSRAIQPPPLDQVKAQVAQQLTQEKLQQFNAELHKNAKIQ, encoded by the coding sequence ATGATCTTGAGAAAAGCCCGCTTGTGGGCCGCGCTCGCAGGTTGCGTGGCGGCACCCGCATTTGCCCAAAACATTGCCGTGGTTAATGGCACACCGATACCGAAAGCACGTGCCGACGCGCTGGTCAAGGAGCTGACGCGCCAAGGGCAACAGGACTCGCCGCAGCTGCAGGTGATGGTTCGCGAGGAGCTGGTCAATCGCGAGTTGCTGATGGAGGAAGCGCTGCGGCGTGGCATCGCAAACCGGCCCGACGTGAAAGCGCAGATTGCGCTGGCCGACCAGAGCGTTGTGATCCGCGCGCTGATCGACGATTTCCTGAAGAACAACAAGCCCAGCGACGACGAAATCAAGGCGCGCTATGAGCAGTTGATCAAGCAGGCCGGTGGCGGTAATGAGCTACACTTGCATCACATTCTGGTGCCGGACGAGCAGCAGGCGAAGGAGCTGATCGCCAAGATCAAGGCGGGTGCGAGCTTCGAGGACCTCGCGAAGCAACATTCGAAGGATCCGGGCTCGGCCAAGAACGGCGGAGACCTGGACTGGGCGAACCCGCAAAGCTATGTCCCCGAGTTCGCGGACGCAGCGGGCAAGCTGAAAAAGGGCGAGGTGACGTCAACGCCCGTTCATACGCAGTTCGGCTGGCATATCATCCGGCTCGACGACTCGCGCGCGATCCAGCCGCCGCCGCTGGACCAGGTCAAGGCGCAGGTTGCGCAACAGCTGACGCAGGAAAAGCTGCAGCAATTCAACGCCGAATTGCACAAGAACGCAAAGATTCAGTAA
- a CDS encoding TatD family hydrolase, with product MFIDSHCHINFDEMAQRLPDVLEKMRVNAVTHALCVSVDLETFPSVLAIAHAHPHIFASVGVHPDHEHAREPDVTELVSLAQDPKVVAIGETGLDYYRLEGRTLDDMAWQRQRFRTHIQAARAAGKPLIVHTRAAAQDTLRIMQEEGAAAVGGVMHCFTETWDIAQAALEQNFFISLSGIVTFKNATQIQEVARKLPLERLLIETDSPYLAPVPYRGKPNEPAYVSHVGRFIAQLRGIDAEQLGAATSTNFFRLFRGAES from the coding sequence ATGTTTATCGATTCACATTGCCACATCAACTTCGACGAAATGGCCCAGCGCCTGCCGGACGTGCTTGAAAAGATGCGCGTCAATGCGGTGACCCATGCACTGTGTGTCAGCGTCGATCTCGAGACGTTTCCGTCCGTGCTGGCGATCGCCCATGCGCATCCGCATATCTTCGCGTCAGTGGGCGTGCATCCGGATCACGAGCACGCGCGCGAGCCGGACGTTACCGAATTAGTCTCGCTCGCGCAGGATCCGAAGGTTGTCGCGATTGGCGAAACCGGGTTGGATTACTACCGGCTCGAAGGCCGCACGCTGGACGACATGGCATGGCAGCGGCAACGGTTTCGCACGCACATCCAGGCCGCGCGCGCTGCCGGTAAGCCATTGATCGTCCACACGCGCGCCGCCGCACAGGATACGCTGCGGATCATGCAGGAAGAGGGCGCTGCTGCTGTCGGCGGCGTGATGCATTGCTTCACCGAAACGTGGGATATTGCGCAGGCGGCGCTCGAGCAGAATTTTTTCATTTCGCTGTCGGGCATTGTGACATTCAAGAACGCAACGCAAATCCAGGAAGTTGCTCGCAAACTGCCGCTCGAACGCTTGCTGATCGAAACAGACTCACCTTACCTAGCGCCTGTGCCGTACCGGGGCAAGCCAAATGAACCTGCGTACGTCAGCCATGTCGGACGTTTCATCGCGCAGCTCCGCGGCATCGACGCAGAGCAACTTGGTGCGGCGACGTCGACCAACTTCTTTCGTCTGTTTCGCGGCGCAGAATCTTGA
- the mltG gene encoding endolytic transglycosylase MltG: MSLFKKVLFATAAAATVAVVAACGAVWYWARTPLQITPSPLDVTIKPRSSLRSVAVQLRRDGVPIEPRLFVLMARVLGLSSQLKSGNYAFSAGVTPYGVLQKVARGDVNQYVVTIIEGWTFRRMRDEINAHPALRHDSAALSDAQLMRAILADVAPTDPHAAGTPPASPPARHMPALQGAPAQEPEGLFFPDTYLFDKNTSDLDIYRRAYRLMHLRVQQAWEGRALGLPYATPYDALKMASIVEKETGLAQDRPLVAAVFVNRLRLSMPLQTDPTVIYGLGTSYAGRLRKQDLQTDTPYNTYMRGGLPPTPIALPGNASLEAALHPAVSSALYFVARGDGSSHFSDNLGDHNKAVDKYIRGQ, encoded by the coding sequence ATGTCCCTGTTTAAGAAAGTGTTGTTCGCCACGGCGGCCGCCGCGACAGTCGCCGTCGTCGCGGCGTGTGGCGCCGTTTGGTATTGGGCTCGCACACCTCTTCAGATCACGCCTTCGCCGCTCGATGTCACGATCAAGCCGCGCAGCAGCCTGCGCAGCGTCGCCGTCCAATTACGCCGCGATGGCGTGCCCATCGAGCCGCGCTTGTTCGTGCTGATGGCCCGTGTGCTGGGCCTGTCCTCACAATTGAAGTCCGGCAATTACGCGTTTTCGGCCGGGGTCACGCCATACGGCGTATTGCAGAAGGTGGCGCGCGGCGACGTGAACCAGTACGTCGTCACGATCATCGAGGGCTGGACGTTTCGCCGCATGCGCGACGAGATTAACGCGCACCCGGCGTTGCGCCATGATTCCGCTGCGCTCAGCGACGCGCAATTGATGCGCGCGATCTTGGCCGACGTCGCACCCACCGACCCACACGCGGCGGGCACGCCGCCAGCATCGCCGCCCGCTCGCCACATGCCGGCGCTGCAAGGTGCGCCTGCGCAAGAGCCTGAGGGCCTGTTCTTCCCAGATACGTACCTGTTCGACAAGAACACCAGCGACCTGGACATTTACCGCCGCGCATACCGGTTGATGCATCTACGGGTGCAGCAGGCATGGGAGGGGCGCGCGCTAGGGCTGCCCTATGCGACACCCTACGATGCGCTGAAAATGGCCTCGATCGTCGAGAAGGAGACTGGCCTCGCACAAGACCGGCCGCTGGTGGCTGCGGTATTTGTCAACCGGTTGCGTCTGTCGATGCCATTGCAAACCGATCCGACCGTGATCTACGGGCTTGGCACATCGTACGCTGGCCGGTTGCGCAAGCAGGACTTGCAGACTGACACCCCGTACAATACCTATATGCGCGGCGGGCTTCCGCCCACGCCAATCGCGCTGCCTGGCAACGCGTCGCTGGAAGCCGCGCTGCACCCGGCTGTCAGCAGCGCGTTGTACTTCGTCGCGCGCGGCGACGGCAGTAGTCATTTTTCCGACAATCTCGGCGATCACAACAAGGCCGTCGACAAGTACATCAGGGGCCAGTGA
- a CDS encoding DUF6290 family protein, with translation MALSIRLPGDVEARLKNLAELTGRTKSFYITEAICEHLDDLEDLYLAEHELEAIRAGKSETAPLEEVMKHYGMEG, from the coding sequence ATGGCCCTTTCAATTCGACTGCCCGGCGATGTGGAAGCCCGGCTGAAGAACCTGGCCGAACTGACCGGGCGTACCAAGAGCTTTTACATCACCGAGGCGATCTGCGAACATCTCGACGACCTCGAAGATTTGTACCTGGCTGAGCATGAGCTTGAAGCGATACGTGCGGGAAAATCCGAAACCGCACCGCTCGAAGAAGTGATGAAACACTATGGCATGGAAGGTTGA
- a CDS encoding protein adenylyltransferase SelO yields MAFSQSGTVVHEQPAFAGAIDLNRPGAFSQLGTQFLTRQSATPLPDPYVVAVSTDLAHELGLGATALTDPAFADYFCGNLTQYLEHAALPFASVYSGHQFGVWAGQLGDGRALTLGETEHRGQRQEIQIKGGGRTPYSRTGDGRAVLRSSIREFLCSEAMHCLGIPTTRALCVIGSDTPVYRETVETAAVTTRVAPTFIRFGHFEHFYSTGQVEALRRLADHVIEREFPSCRDAQDPYLALLTAVCERTAALIAHWQAVGFCHGVMNTDNMSIIGLTIDYGPFGFIDGFDANHICNHSDTSGRYAYQQQPHVGRWNLICLAQALVPLIGAHRGTAGDERAIADARDALQGYQAHFGPALEARFRAKLGLATAEPDDVALINRLLALMHANHADFTLTFRRMAGVCQHDASGDAPVRDLFVDRAAFDAWAATYRQRLKTEPADDATRRAAMNRVNPKYVLRNHLAEQAVRAANGKDFTEIARLLQVLSRPFDEQPEYEAYAALPPDWAASLSVSCSS; encoded by the coding sequence ATGGCGTTTTCCCAAAGCGGCACCGTTGTTCACGAACAGCCGGCATTTGCGGGCGCAATCGATCTGAATCGGCCCGGCGCGTTCTCCCAACTCGGCACGCAGTTCCTCACGCGGCAAAGCGCCACGCCGTTGCCTGATCCGTATGTGGTCGCTGTTTCCACCGACCTCGCGCACGAACTCGGCTTGGGCGCCACGGCACTGACCGATCCCGCGTTCGCTGACTACTTCTGCGGTAATCTGACGCAATACCTGGAGCACGCGGCGTTGCCCTTCGCCAGCGTGTATTCTGGCCACCAGTTCGGCGTCTGGGCCGGCCAACTCGGCGACGGACGCGCGTTGACGCTCGGCGAGACCGAGCATCGCGGACAGCGCCAGGAAATACAGATCAAGGGCGGTGGTCGGACCCCCTACTCACGCACGGGCGATGGCCGGGCGGTGCTGCGCTCGTCGATCCGCGAATTCCTGTGCTCGGAGGCGATGCACTGTCTCGGCATTCCGACCACGCGCGCGTTGTGTGTGATCGGCTCGGACACACCAGTCTACCGCGAGACGGTAGAAACGGCGGCGGTCACGACGCGTGTCGCGCCGACATTCATTCGGTTTGGCCATTTCGAGCACTTTTATTCGACTGGACAAGTGGAGGCGTTGCGTCGGCTCGCAGACCATGTGATCGAGCGTGAATTCCCGTCTTGCCGCGACGCGCAGGATCCCTATCTCGCATTGCTGACGGCCGTCTGCGAGCGCACGGCTGCGTTGATAGCGCATTGGCAGGCGGTGGGTTTCTGCCATGGCGTAATGAATACGGACAACATGTCGATCATTGGACTGACGATCGACTATGGGCCGTTCGGCTTCATCGACGGCTTCGACGCAAACCATATCTGCAACCACTCTGACACGTCCGGGCGATATGCGTACCAGCAACAGCCGCACGTGGGCCGCTGGAATCTGATTTGTCTGGCGCAGGCGCTCGTGCCACTGATCGGCGCACACCGGGGCACGGCCGGGGATGAGCGTGCGATCGCGGATGCACGCGATGCACTGCAAGGGTACCAGGCTCACTTCGGCCCGGCACTGGAGGCGCGCTTCCGTGCCAAGCTGGGACTGGCCACGGCCGAGCCGGACGATGTCGCGTTAATTAATCGTCTGTTGGCGCTCATGCACGCGAACCACGCGGATTTCACATTGACCTTCCGGCGCATGGCCGGTGTGTGTCAGCACGATGCTTCCGGTGACGCACCCGTGCGTGACTTGTTCGTCGATCGCGCGGCGTTCGATGCATGGGCGGCCACTTATCGACAGCGCCTGAAAACCGAGCCCGCAGACGACGCGACGCGTCGCGCAGCAATGAACCGCGTCAATCCGAAATACGTGCTACGCAACCATCTGGCTGAGCAGGCGGTCCGTGCAGCGAACGGAAAGGACTTCACCGAAATTGCACGGCTATTGCAGGTCTTGTCGCGCCCGTTCGACGAGCAACCCGAGTATGAGGCATACGCGGCTTTGCCGCCGGATTGGGCCGCCTCGCTTTCGGTGAGCTGTTCATCCTGA
- a CDS encoding DNA polymerase III subunit delta', whose product MPYPWQYDDWTRIQALREHWPHALLLYGQAGIGKVDFARELAQSLLCEQPRDDASACGQCAACTWFLQRNHPDFRLVCPEALAAEATPLQADSDTGKNANGERTGDDGGASASGKKSKAPSKEIRIEQVRALLDFCSIGSHRGGRRVVVLFPAEALNVAAANALLKTLEEPPSGVVFLLVSANVERLLPTIVSRCRQWPLATPDAASASDWLRGQSIDDPVGALAEAGGAPLAALAVARDEHAPLKRFTLEQLAAGPACDAFACGEALQKVPVPSVLGWLQRWLYDVLTMQTSGEPRYFPAHRNALEHVARGATPLQVAQCLKRITQQRAVEQHPLNGRLVFEELFIHYRSLFGSNS is encoded by the coding sequence ATGCCGTATCCATGGCAATACGACGACTGGACGCGGATCCAGGCCCTGCGCGAACATTGGCCTCACGCGCTATTGCTGTACGGGCAGGCCGGCATCGGCAAGGTGGACTTCGCTCGAGAACTCGCGCAGAGCTTATTGTGCGAACAGCCTCGTGATGACGCCAGCGCGTGCGGGCAGTGCGCCGCATGCACCTGGTTCCTGCAACGCAACCACCCGGATTTCAGGCTCGTCTGCCCCGAGGCTCTCGCCGCCGAGGCCACGCCGCTGCAAGCGGACAGCGATACCGGCAAGAATGCCAACGGTGAGCGCACAGGCGACGACGGTGGCGCAAGCGCGAGCGGCAAGAAATCTAAGGCGCCAAGCAAGGAGATTAGGATCGAGCAGGTCAGGGCGCTACTCGATTTCTGCAGTATTGGCTCACACCGCGGTGGCCGGCGCGTGGTGGTACTGTTCCCAGCCGAGGCACTGAACGTGGCGGCAGCCAACGCACTGCTCAAGACGCTGGAGGAGCCGCCGTCCGGCGTGGTGTTCCTGCTTGTGAGCGCGAACGTGGAGCGTTTACTGCCGACCATCGTGAGCCGCTGCAGGCAATGGCCGCTGGCGACGCCCGACGCGGCGAGTGCCTCGGACTGGCTCCGTGGCCAGTCCATTGACGATCCGGTGGGGGCGCTCGCGGAAGCCGGCGGCGCACCATTGGCCGCGCTGGCCGTTGCCCGCGACGAGCATGCACCGCTCAAGCGCTTCACGCTCGAGCAACTTGCGGCCGGCCCGGCGTGCGACGCATTCGCCTGCGGCGAAGCCCTGCAAAAGGTGCCGGTGCCGTCAGTGCTCGGCTGGCTGCAACGCTGGCTCTATGACGTGCTGACCATGCAAACGAGCGGCGAGCCACGCTACTTCCCAGCGCACCGTAACGCGCTCGAGCATGTGGCACGAGGTGCCACGCCTTTGCAGGTCGCCCAGTGTCTGAAGCGGATTACGCAACAACGGGCCGTAGAGCAGCATCCGCTGAATGGCCGATTGGTTTTCGAGGAGCTGTTTATCCATTATCGAAGCCTGTTCGGGAGCAACTCATGA
- a CDS encoding class I SAM-dependent methyltransferase, which translates to MNGVKKFSLHNLEKTKETRMMPRKISEILPKRLTSIIRYLGWADAPYKWKFSLGDCPLCGRSIFVSIKPSPFMTRCLKCMANITNLSLIPVVKSHCGGEYSGRIAYELSIYGSTLHWLEKNFDTVISSEFFPDHKLGEMVNGYLNQDVQNLTFDDNSIDLVTSNQVFEHVPNDIKGYKECLRVLRKGGALIFSVPLYDIKNTQQIAYSNGKSIVFIGEPEYHDSRIGGAKSAPAFWHHSLNDIAARVASVGFSKVKLIDVTIASSQRKPEKVIYAIK; encoded by the coding sequence ATGAATGGCGTGAAAAAATTTAGTTTGCATAATTTAGAGAAAACCAAGGAAACGAGAATGATGCCAAGAAAAATTTCAGAAATTCTGCCAAAACGACTAACTTCAATAATCCGTTATTTGGGTTGGGCGGATGCGCCTTATAAGTGGAAATTCTCCCTTGGTGACTGCCCTCTATGCGGGCGAAGCATATTTGTTTCTATAAAGCCAAGTCCTTTTATGACAAGATGCTTAAAATGCATGGCAAACATCACCAATTTATCTCTTATTCCAGTCGTCAAATCTCACTGCGGTGGTGAATATTCAGGCCGTATCGCCTATGAGTTATCTATTTACGGTAGCACGCTTCATTGGCTAGAAAAAAACTTTGATACAGTAATTTCCAGTGAATTTTTTCCTGATCATAAATTGGGTGAGATGGTTAATGGATACTTGAATCAAGATGTGCAAAATTTAACTTTTGATGATAATAGTATTGATCTCGTTACGTCCAATCAAGTATTTGAGCATGTGCCAAATGATATAAAGGGATACAAAGAATGTTTACGTGTTTTGCGCAAAGGTGGGGCCTTAATTTTTAGCGTTCCTCTATACGACATAAAAAATACTCAACAAATTGCTTATTCAAATGGCAAGAGTATCGTTTTTATTGGTGAGCCTGAGTATCATGATAGCCGGATAGGTGGAGCAAAATCGGCACCTGCTTTTTGGCATCATTCGCTTAATGATATTGCAGCACGGGTCGCCAGTGTAGGTTTTTCCAAAGTAAAATTAATTGATGTTACAATTGCAAGCTCACAACGGAAGCCAGAAAAAGTTATTTATGCAATTAAGTAG
- the msrB gene encoding peptide-methionine (R)-S-oxide reductase MsrB, producing the protein MADIPHPSRPTDPAHPATSDTAGEPLAAAAPQHTVHKSEAEWREQLAPIAYEVTRRAATERPFTGEYWDHWERGVYHCVCCGTPLFESSTKFDAGCGWPSYFKPIHGEVMTEKTDRSHGMLRVEVRCKVCDAHLGHVFNDGPAPTGLRYCINSAALQFDPS; encoded by the coding sequence ATGGCTGATATCCCTCACCCTTCCCGTCCAACAGACCCAGCACACCCGGCCACGTCTGACACGGCAGGCGAGCCGCTCGCCGCGGCGGCGCCGCAGCATACGGTGCATAAGTCCGAGGCCGAGTGGCGCGAGCAACTCGCGCCGATAGCTTACGAAGTCACCCGCCGCGCGGCAACCGAGCGTCCGTTCACCGGCGAGTACTGGGATCACTGGGAACGCGGCGTCTATCATTGTGTTTGCTGCGGCACACCGCTGTTCGAATCATCAACGAAATTCGATGCAGGCTGCGGGTGGCCCAGCTACTTCAAGCCGATCCATGGCGAAGTCATGACTGAGAAGACGGACCGCTCGCATGGCATGCTGCGCGTCGAGGTGCGTTGCAAGGTGTGCGACGCGCACCTCGGGCACGTGTTCAACGACGGCCCCGCGCCCACCGGGCTGCGCTATTGCATCAACTCGGCTGCGTTACAATTCGACCCCAGCTAA
- a CDS encoding septation protein A: MKLLFDLLPIALFFIAFKVWNIYVATGVAIAAVLVQVAWSAFRHRRVDPMLWVSLAIVVVFGGATLVLHNDTFIKWKPTVLYWAFSLAMLFSQFVLRKNLIQKAMSAQIKLPSPVWDQLNVAWALFFAALGIANLFVAYRFSTDTWVDFKLFGTTGAMLVFIVAQSLWLARHMKEE; the protein is encoded by the coding sequence ATGAAACTCCTGTTTGACCTGCTACCGATCGCGCTTTTTTTCATTGCCTTTAAAGTATGGAACATCTATGTCGCGACCGGCGTGGCGATTGCCGCCGTGCTGGTGCAGGTGGCGTGGTCGGCGTTTCGCCATCGGCGCGTCGACCCGATGCTATGGGTGAGCCTGGCCATCGTCGTCGTATTTGGTGGTGCGACCCTGGTGCTGCATAACGACACGTTTATCAAGTGGAAGCCGACCGTGCTGTACTGGGCATTCTCGCTGGCGATGCTGTTTTCGCAATTTGTGCTGCGCAAGAACCTGATCCAGAAGGCCATGAGCGCGCAAATCAAGCTGCCCTCACCGGTCTGGGACCAGCTCAACGTTGCCTGGGCGCTGTTCTTCGCGGCGCTGGGTATCGCCAACCTGTTCGTCGCGTACCGGTTCTCGACCGATACCTGGGTCGACTTTAAGCTGTTCGGCACGACTGGCGCGATGCTTGTGTTCATCGTCGCGCAGAGCCTATGGCTCGCCCGGCACATGAAGGAAGAATAA
- a CDS encoding type II toxin-antitoxin system RelE family toxin: MAWKVELSSLARKNLKELNPQHARRILAFLHERVSVLDDPRSIGEALKGSRLRAFWKYRVGDCRIIANIEDSALRILVVRIGNRREVYR; this comes from the coding sequence ATGGCATGGAAGGTTGAGCTATCAAGTCTGGCACGCAAAAACCTTAAGGAACTTAACCCGCAACATGCTCGCCGTATTCTGGCCTTCCTACATGAGCGTGTGTCCGTACTGGACGACCCTCGCAGCATTGGCGAAGCCCTCAAAGGTTCGCGCTTGAGGGCTTTCTGGAAATACCGTGTCGGGGATTGCAGAATTATTGCTAATATCGAGGACAGCGCTTTGCGCATTCTCGTTGTTCGAATCGGAAACCGCCGCGAGGTGTACCGATGA
- a CDS encoding Dabb family protein gives MLKHIVMWKLKEQAEGADRATNAVRLKALLEGCRNIVPGIRRFEVGVATPGLEATYDVVLVSEFDNKAALEAYAVHPEHEKIKAFVASVRDARQCIDYEA, from the coding sequence GTGCTGAAACATATTGTCATGTGGAAATTGAAGGAGCAAGCCGAAGGTGCGGACCGCGCAACGAACGCAGTCCGGCTGAAAGCGCTGCTCGAAGGCTGTCGGAACATCGTGCCCGGCATTCGCCGCTTCGAGGTCGGCGTCGCGACGCCGGGGCTCGAGGCGACCTATGATGTGGTACTCGTGTCCGAGTTCGATAACAAGGCCGCGCTTGAAGCCTACGCAGTGCATCCCGAGCACGAGAAAATCAAGGCGTTTGTGGCGAGTGTGCGCGACGCGCGGCAGTGCATTGACTATGAAGCTTGA
- the tmk gene encoding dTMP kinase produces MMDITTSRQNGPRPRGKFITFEGIDGAGKTTHLTWFCDRLSERAARQGASVIVTREPGGTPLGEALRDILLRQPMHLETEALLMFAARREHIAAVIEPTLARGDWVLSDRFTDATFAYQGGGRGLSIDKLQVLEQWVQAGLQPDRTVLFDVPTETASARRGGARAPDKFESESDAFFARTRAEYLRRTAQAPARFAIVDATCSIAEVREQLEAILLTL; encoded by the coding sequence ATGATGGATATTACAACCAGTCGCCAAAACGGGCCCCGGCCGCGCGGCAAGTTCATCACGTTCGAAGGGATCGACGGCGCTGGCAAGACAACTCACCTGACGTGGTTTTGCGACCGGCTGTCCGAGCGTGCCGCACGGCAGGGCGCCAGTGTCATCGTCACGCGCGAGCCGGGTGGCACGCCGCTGGGCGAGGCGCTGCGGGACATCCTGCTGCGCCAGCCGATGCATCTGGAAACGGAGGCATTGCTGATGTTCGCGGCGCGTCGCGAGCATATCGCCGCGGTGATCGAGCCGACGCTTGCCCGCGGCGACTGGGTGCTGTCTGATCGCTTCACGGATGCGACATTCGCCTACCAGGGCGGCGGGCGCGGCTTGTCGATCGACAAATTGCAGGTACTCGAGCAATGGGTGCAGGCAGGGCTGCAACCGGATCGCACCGTGCTGTTCGACGTGCCGACCGAAACTGCCAGTGCAAGGCGTGGCGGGGCTCGCGCACCTGATAAGTTCGAGAGCGAGTCAGACGCGTTCTTCGCGCGCACCCGTGCCGAATACCTGCGCCGCACCGCGCAGGCCCCGGCGCGATTTGCGATCGTCGATGCAACATGCTCGATCGCCGAAGTGCGCGAACAGCTCGAAGCCATTCTCCTCACCCTTTAA